A window of Halomonas sp. H10-9-1 contains these coding sequences:
- a CDS encoding histidine phosphatase family protein: MAVADRLELVVVRHGLTAWNIERRYQGQRDIPLLLPEGQPGLDRLREALHGECFDAVYASDLMRCRQTLAHAYPGRHAAPIARFDARLRELDFGEYEGKRYAELQALPAYRAWIDSVGEQAPPGGESARALRQRLGEWLGELFTDVESQALQRVLIVTHGGVIRELRRRFEAIDFWEGSVGQAEGRRLTFMQREGRWQCSSSSAVPAPASTRR, from the coding sequence ATGGCTGTTGCTGATCGCCTGGAGCTGGTGGTCGTTCGTCACGGGCTGACGGCCTGGAATATCGAGCGCCGCTACCAGGGGCAGCGTGACATTCCCCTGCTGCTGCCCGAGGGGCAGCCCGGCCTGGATCGGCTACGCGAGGCGCTACACGGCGAGTGCTTCGATGCCGTTTACGCCAGCGACCTGATGCGCTGCCGCCAGACCCTGGCGCATGCCTATCCGGGGCGGCACGCCGCGCCGATAGCGCGCTTTGACGCACGGCTTCGCGAGCTCGACTTTGGCGAGTACGAGGGCAAGCGCTACGCGGAGCTCCAGGCGTTGCCCGCCTACCGTGCCTGGATCGACAGCGTGGGCGAGCAGGCGCCTCCCGGCGGAGAATCCGCCCGTGCCCTGCGTCAGCGCCTGGGCGAGTGGCTGGGCGAGCTGTTCACCGACGTGGAGTCGCAGGCGCTCCAGCGGGTGCTGATCGTCACCCATGGCGGCGTGATCCGCGAGCTGCGCCGACGCTTCGAGGCGATCGATTTCTGGGAGGGCAGCGTGGGACAGGCCGAGGGCCGCCGGCTGACCTTCATGCAACGGGAGGGGAGGTGGCAATGCAGCTCTTCATCGGCGGTGCCTGCGCCGGCAAGCACGAGGCGGTAA
- a CDS encoding TonB-dependent receptor: MNTTRNAPRGLAAFGLALIPLAIQAQAETDSRDTAVDLNPLVITAALAPRTADETLSSVTLLDEATLRRQDPTSLTDLFRGQPGVDVISNGSFGKSSSVYIRGTDNKSTTLLIDGIRLRSATAGGAAWSSLDPRMFERAEIVRGPRGSLYGADAMGGVVQLFTPEGEGEPAPRISLGGGSFDTQRYSASLSGAEGGTRYHFAASRFDTDGEPIRRGGDDMGYDNTTALARMSHTWDTGAEVGLLALRARGSNEYDGGENDFVQQVTGIYGELPISGYWRSRVTLSEARDEYESIDDFGFSIIDTRTQAARWQNTFAFGAHELVAGAEYSEDKVSSTNDYEVDSRDNVAVFAQGLFDFSPFALQTSLRYDDNEAYGDEVTGSLALGYDLDTHHTLRASYGTAFRAPTFNDLYWPGSGNSDLDAETSETFEVGARGQYRAWFWDAALYQTDIDDMIDWAPTESGLWAPQNINETRLRGAELAAGAELGDWTLQAALTYLDPEDRGEGESRGNDLPRRATQSLRLDVDRELGDWSMGGSWVVQNHRYNDAANQERLAGFGLLNLRAGWDFAPHWSARLTVDNALDKEYETARDYINAGRAAFLSVHFGAL, encoded by the coding sequence ATGAACACCACACGCAACGCTCCGCGGGGCCTGGCCGCCTTCGGCCTGGCGCTTATCCCCCTGGCCATCCAGGCTCAGGCCGAGACCGACAGCCGCGACACCGCCGTCGACCTCAACCCCCTGGTCATCACCGCCGCGCTGGCGCCGCGCACCGCCGACGAGACGCTCTCTTCCGTCACCCTGCTCGATGAGGCGACCCTGCGTCGCCAGGATCCCACCAGCCTGACCGACCTCTTCCGCGGTCAGCCGGGCGTGGATGTCATCTCCAATGGCAGCTTCGGCAAGAGCAGTAGCGTCTATATCCGCGGTACCGACAATAAATCAACGACGTTATTGATCGACGGTATCCGTCTGCGCTCGGCGACCGCGGGTGGTGCGGCGTGGTCATCCCTGGATCCGCGCATGTTCGAGCGCGCCGAGATCGTGCGCGGCCCGCGTGGCAGTCTCTATGGCGCCGATGCGATGGGCGGGGTGGTGCAGCTGTTTACGCCGGAAGGCGAGGGTGAGCCCGCACCGCGCATTTCCCTTGGCGGTGGCTCCTTCGATACCCAGCGTTATAGTGCCAGCCTTTCCGGTGCCGAGGGTGGCACGCGCTACCATTTCGCCGCCAGCCGCTTCGATACCGACGGCGAGCCGATACGCCGTGGCGGAGACGATATGGGCTACGACAACACCACGGCGCTGGCGCGCATGTCGCATACGTGGGATACCGGCGCGGAAGTCGGGTTACTGGCGTTGCGCGCGCGCGGCAGCAATGAATACGACGGTGGCGAGAATGACTTTGTCCAGCAGGTGACGGGCATCTATGGCGAACTGCCAATTAGCGGATACTGGCGTAGCCGCGTGACACTCAGCGAGGCGCGTGACGAATACGAGAGCATTGATGATTTTGGCTTCTCGATCATCGATACCCGTACCCAGGCCGCGCGCTGGCAGAATACCTTCGCCTTCGGCGCCCACGAACTGGTGGCCGGGGCGGAGTACAGCGAAGACAAGGTGTCCAGCACCAACGACTACGAGGTTGATAGCCGCGACAACGTTGCCGTCTTCGCGCAGGGCCTGTTCGATTTCTCTCCTTTCGCCTTGCAGACCAGCCTGCGCTATGACGACAACGAGGCCTATGGTGATGAGGTAACCGGCAGCTTGGCACTGGGCTATGACCTGGATACTCACCACACTCTGCGGGCAAGTTATGGCACTGCCTTTAGGGCGCCCACCTTCAATGATCTCTATTGGCCTGGCAGTGGCAACTCCGATCTCGATGCTGAAACCTCCGAAACGTTCGAGGTCGGCGCTCGTGGCCAGTACCGTGCCTGGTTCTGGGATGCGGCGCTTTATCAGACCGATATCGATGACATGATCGACTGGGCGCCGACAGAGAGCGGCCTGTGGGCTCCACAGAATATCAATGAGACGCGCCTCCGTGGTGCGGAGCTCGCGGCCGGTGCGGAGCTGGGCGACTGGACCCTGCAGGCCGCGCTCACCTATCTCGACCCGGAGGATCGCGGTGAGGGAGAGAGCCGCGGCAACGACCTGCCGCGCCGCGCCACTCAGAGCCTGCGCCTGGACGTTGATCGTGAGCTCGGCGACTGGTCCATGGGCGGCTCCTGGGTCGTCCAGAACCATCGCTACAATGACGCCGCCAACCAGGAGCGCCTGGCCGGCTTCGGCCTGCTCAACCTGCGCGCCGGCTGGGACTTCGCACCGCACTGGTCGGCGCGACTGACGGTCGACAACGCGCTCGACAAGGAGTACGAGACCGCTCGCGACTATATCAATGCCGGTCGCGCTGCCTTCCTCAGCGTGCACTTCGGGGCCCTGTGA
- a CDS encoding bifunctional adenosylcobinamide kinase/adenosylcobinamide-phosphate guanylyltransferase, with product MQLFIGGACAGKHEAVTERFPTACWHRLAPGAPLESWRASITAAPLVLTGWTTWLEGALGAEPDDDRLRERLVATLDALVAVERRGGPVVVLVLSEIGRGIVPMAASTRRLRDLAGWLAQDAAARAESVCYVRHGLVKRLK from the coding sequence ATGCAGCTCTTCATCGGCGGTGCCTGCGCCGGCAAGCACGAGGCGGTAACCGAGCGTTTCCCTACCGCCTGTTGGCACCGGCTGGCGCCCGGCGCTCCGCTGGAGAGTTGGCGTGCGTCGATCACCGCTGCTCCCTTGGTGCTGACGGGGTGGACCACCTGGCTCGAGGGCGCCTTGGGCGCTGAGCCTGATGACGACCGGCTGCGTGAGCGGCTCGTCGCCACGCTCGATGCGCTGGTGGCGGTCGAACGCCGGGGTGGTCCGGTGGTGGTGCTGGTCCTGTCCGAAATAGGTCGCGGCATCGTGCCAATGGCGGCGTCGACGCGGCGCCTGCGCGACCTTGCCGGCTGGCTGGCGCAGGATGCCGCCGCGCGCGCCGAGAGCGTCTGCTACGTTCGTCATGGACTCGTCAAGCGATTGAAATAA
- the cobS gene encoding adenosylcobinamide-GDP ribazoletransferase — MKEAGYGLLLAFQFLTRLPVPVTCPWSPATSRWALRAYPLVGLVVGVLLAGTASLLESLLPPPLLALALLSLWVALSGGLHLDGLMDVADALGSNAPLARRWEIMKDPQVGSFGILALVFLLAWKGLMLWALLTAGAPLGVLVAVPALARFGAVGLLRLAPCARREGLAWRWRQHLGPCDLPLALLALVPLFWPLAGWPWLLVGLLPFLFGYERVMTRSFNGINGDIVGAAIEGGELWLLLIAWSWWSFVTG, encoded by the coding sequence ATGAAGGAGGCGGGTTATGGCCTACTGCTGGCCTTCCAGTTCCTGACGCGGCTGCCGGTACCGGTGACCTGCCCCTGGTCACCGGCCACCAGTCGCTGGGCGTTGCGCGCTTACCCCTTGGTGGGGCTCGTGGTCGGCGTGCTGCTGGCCGGAACCGCCTCCCTGCTGGAAAGCCTGCTGCCGCCACCGCTGTTGGCGCTCGCGCTGCTCAGCCTGTGGGTGGCACTCTCCGGAGGATTGCACCTGGACGGCCTGATGGACGTGGCCGATGCCCTGGGCAGCAATGCGCCCCTGGCCCGGCGCTGGGAGATCATGAAGGACCCGCAGGTGGGCAGCTTCGGTATCCTGGCGCTGGTTTTCCTGCTGGCCTGGAAGGGCCTGATGCTGTGGGCGTTGCTCACCGCCGGGGCACCCCTGGGCGTGCTGGTGGCGGTGCCGGCGCTGGCCCGCTTCGGTGCCGTGGGACTGCTGCGCCTGGCGCCCTGCGCCCGCCGCGAGGGGTTGGCGTGGAGGTGGCGCCAGCATCTCGGTCCGTGCGATCTACCGCTGGCCCTGCTGGCACTGGTCCCGCTGTTCTGGCCCCTGGCCGGTTGGCCGTGGCTGCTCGTCGGCCTGCTGCCCTTTCTGTTCGGCTATGAGCGGGTCATGACGCGCAGCTTCAACGGCATCAATGGCGATATCGTGGGGGCTGCCATCGAGGGAGGAGAACTATGGCTGTTGCTGATCGCCTGGAGCTGGTGGTCGTTCGTCACGGGCTGA
- a CDS encoding bifunctional adenosylcobinamide kinase/adenosylcobinamide-phosphate guanylyltransferase: MIVFVSGGARSGKSGVAERLARECRQARGGALYYLATATVSDAEMAARIARHRRDRGDQWLTRQAPLALGSALDDIEPGSSVLLDCLTIWAGRALFEARYDNTAGLAQLESLLAAARAWPLDLVVVSNDVNEDVPPQDAMTWRYLAFLQRLHRVLAQEADRVIEVVAGVAIDWSDERTLKKEARR, from the coding sequence GTGATCGTCTTCGTCAGTGGCGGGGCGCGCTCCGGCAAGAGTGGCGTCGCCGAGCGCCTGGCCCGGGAGTGCCGCCAGGCGCGTGGCGGGGCGCTCTACTACCTGGCCACGGCGACTGTTTCGGACGCCGAGATGGCGGCGCGTATCGCTCGCCACCGCCGCGACCGGGGAGACCAGTGGTTAACGCGGCAAGCGCCACTGGCGCTGGGCAGCGCGCTCGACGACATCGAGCCGGGGAGCAGCGTGCTGCTCGACTGCCTGACGATATGGGCCGGGCGGGCGCTTTTCGAGGCGCGCTATGACAACACCGCAGGCTTGGCCCAGCTCGAGTCGCTGCTGGCCGCGGCGCGGGCGTGGCCGCTGGACCTGGTGGTGGTCTCCAACGACGTGAACGAGGATGTCCCGCCCCAGGACGCCATGACCTGGCGCTACCTCGCCTTCCTGCAGCGCCTGCACCGCGTGTTGGCCCAGGAGGCCGATCGGGTCATCGAGGTGGTGGCCGGCGTAGCCATCGACTGGTCGGATGAAAGAACCTTGAAGAAGGAAGCAAGGCGATGA